The Triticum urartu cultivar G1812 chromosome 5, Tu2.1, whole genome shotgun sequence genome contains the following window.
GGGGAACAAGTCATAAGTACTCGTGCTCTCCACTTTATAAGGATGGGTTGATTTTGGCGGTGGACAGTGGTAATGCGGGGAAGCTTCCAGTTTGGAGCTTGTTGGCGATTCTCTAGTAGCCTTGCTGGTTCTGAATCCAAAGTGCACAATGGTCCCAAAGAGTTTGACTCTTTGAATCAGAGGAAAACAAGACTGGTTGCATGTGGTAATATTTTCTTAACCCATGAGAAAAAGCAAGGATTTCACATACGATGTACGCTTGACCTCTCCATATTGGAGATTTCTACCGCGTTGTTTGTCActgcaatttgatttttctttctTCCGTAGCAACGCATTGTACTTACATCTATAGAAGAACACTCGGATATATATTGCTGCAGCCTACAGGTTAAACTATGATGGTGAAAAAAGATTAGCTACATCAAATAAAGAGCTCCTTAACACTCAAACCAAATGGCTGCCCTGGACTATCTTGTTTCTGTCTTACGTGATGTTTTTATTTCCTGTACTAATGGAAACATGACTAAAGTTGTTGAAGGACACCGATGCATGTCTATTTCTGACCTTCATAATATGAACTAATGAATATCCTTTCTTATTGCTACCATGTGTGTTAGGACCATAGTTGTCAGTCTCCTCTCCACCACCGCCACTTCCTTCATTTTCATTTTGCCTTTTGGCTGTTGCACACCGCTGCCAAGGCTACCAATCCGTTGCCTTTCCATGGCATGTTCCTTTGCTCCTTCGCCTCGTCAATTCGTTACACATCTCTGTATCCTCCAGTGGCGGACATGGTGATGAAGAACTGCAGCAATGATGGAAGACCGGTGATGGGGGGTTTGCGGAGGTACGAGTCCGACGATGTTCTCTGTATTCATCTATTATTTCTCGACATTTCCCTCAGTTCACACTCTCTGCCTCTCTCCCCACCGGGGTCACCCAGTGGCGTCCGAGATCGCGTCCCGGCCACCGATCCACATTGACCCCAGAGTAGATCCCAACCTTTGATTTGGGTCGACAACCCTGGGTCGTAGAACACAGCACCGACCCGCGATCCGGAATACTAAGATTAGGACATACATGGTTAGCTGGGTGGAACGTGAGAAGAAAATAAATATGTGTGCGCACACGCAGGGCTATAGTGTATAGCTCTCATGTGGATGTATATGTTTGTTTTGAAGAATCACTACTATAGTGAGCAAGAATGAACCCAGCAAAATAAACACCTGAGGTTAAAATGAAAAGTTTACATGTTGCAATAGGTTAATGGGCTTCCACTTAACCATACAGTTTGATACGAACAAACTTATTTGGTCAGCAAGAAAAAAAATAGTTCTGTCCATGTGGTTATTTCTATTTTTGATTTGGGTATACTTTTTGCTGCTAGATAGCAAAGAAAAACAGACAGTGGAATGAGCTGTTGCTGATGTTGACGCAGAGCTGGGACAACTTTTAGGATCAAAGTGGGAGAAAGAAAGGGAGGTATAGAGCCACTGGATAGATTTGGTGGCTGAATTTCATGGTAAGAAAGAATCAGTGCTTGTTCTGTTCTCATGGTGAAAATCACTTCACTTAATACAATCAGAATGTTATGTCAGATTATATACGGATGACAAACATGAATATAGAATCAGTTCTTATGGTGTTTCCTTGATTTAAGTCAAGGCACTCCATCACCCATGTTGGATGTGTTATGCCCAATTTTGTTATTCAGTATTTGACATGCTTGATACTCCATTTCTTTTGATAGTATGAAGTTACACCGGACAATTATGTATATATATCTCGTGTGGCGAAGTGGAATTTCCATGTTTTTGGAACACTATCTAAATTATTTCTATACACATGAATTTTCACATGCATCGTGTTGCGTTCTGCGAGGAAAGAGACACAAGTGGCATGAGGTGATCGTCGAGTGGAAGCAAGTGTAAGGTGATATTGTTGCAACGGTCATAAGCCACATACAACGCACACATCATGAATTACAATGATATTTTAACTAATGTAACTTCATCTCAGTTTATTATTCCGTGGCCACGCACGGGCACTAAAGTAGTACAAAGTAAACGTTGAGGTAGGAAACTGCGAAAAGATCAGGCTGTAGCCAGATTAAATCTCGTTGATTCATTCGTGAGGCTGATATGTAACATGTTGTCTTCTTAATAGTGTATAGGGGGGCACTTCTCATTATTTTTTTAAAGCATGTAAGCGAGCTACAGGATAACTGATAATATTCTGGTAACAGAAAATAACATGATTTCCATCCATACCAGCAGTAAAGAGAAAACATCCACACATGCATTTTGGACGCATACTGAGTACAAAATTCGGCATGGTTTTAACTCCTTTTAAAATTTGCATACCCAGAAagactggcaaactcgagaaggGCCCAGCATATGAACTGAAGACCCTCCACGTATACTATCTAAAAGCATATATTTTGTGTATGTAGTTATAATGTAAATATCACCTTGTCAGATATAAGAAGACAATTTCTATTAAAAATGAAAATGCGGGAGATCCTGCTCAAAAAAATTACCAATCATAAATCAAGACATTTCAACGCAAAATTCTCTATATATTGGGAGCCATGTCATTGTAGGGTAGTAATCGGTGGGCACAAGAAACTGCCACGTAGGGTTAGACCCTGGACAATGGGATAGGCAGTGGCTTTAATGAGCCTAAGATGGCTACAATTTTCCTAGCCTTGCTCATAGAGTTAGGCCTTTGAATTTAAATATGAGTGTCAGAGTGTGTGCCTAAATTACGAAGTAGTGAAAGTGCGAATTAAGAAAGCATTAAAGTAGAAGACATTAGACAAGGTATATCATATCTCTTGTATTGCAATCTATCCCTAGttgtaagagcatctccaacagctcACCAAAAAAAAAACCACCCTATAATCACCTATTGGGGCTCCCCAATAACACTTTTCTGGTTATCGGGGATGAACGCTCCAGCAGATCCCCAACAAAACTTCCTCAATAACCAATCTGACATACGGGGCCCACTTGCTAACCGGTAAAGCGACGGTGTGGCTGTGCTCCGGCGGCTATGGCGGCGGTCTGACGATAGTCCAGTGGGCGGCAGTCGACCGGCGACGACAGCGGCTGTCCAGTGGCTGTCCAGCGGCGGGGCGGCTGTTCGGAGATGGTCCGTCAGCAGCGTCGGCAGTCTGCGCCGTGGCAGCTGAGCGGCGGCGGCAGTGGTCCGGTGGCCATTTAGCGGAGCGCTGACATCGCAGTATAGGGGATCATATCGGGAGAGGGCCAACTCGCCCTCCATTTAGGGAAAGATGGGTTGTTTTATTAGTAATCACCAATAATTTATTGGGGAAAGGGAAGCTGTTGGAGCAGAGTTTTTGGCTCAACTCCCCCAATACCAGGAAATTATTGGGGAATGGGgagctgttggagatgctctaagcagGCAATCTACCAAGGCAAGGAAGAAAACAGGATGGCCTTTTGCCCTCCCCCCGTCTCATGTGCAACAGTTGCACACTAGCGGCATCTCTGTCATCCCGAATTTCCTACGGCACCGATCACGCAAGCagagaaccccccccccccccccctcccccaagGCAGCCAACTATTTGCAATGTGGCAATCCAGAAGTTCACACTGGCACGCATAATATGTTCAGTAGTAGCATCAATCCGTTTCCAATATTAATTGACAACTAGCATCTCCAAACAAATTAAGTAATTGGCTGATGTCCTCTTTCTTAGAAACCCATGCAAAGTGCTGGCAGATAGCAGATTCCTAACTCAGGATTGCTGATAATACAGAACCCTACCATATGCGCATGTACAACTTCAAATCCAGAAAAAATATGACAGTGAAAAAGGAAAATATGTAGAATGGATAACTGAAATTTACAAACACTGTAGATGATCCCAATAACATACCTGTGCCCCATGGTCTGCCATCAAAATTAGCTAATTCGGCCCGCATTTGTTGAATTTCTTGTGCCATCGAAATCATACTCTTCTCCATTGCTTTCCTTTGTTCCACCAACTCGAAATTCCCCTTCTGCTCCAATTCACATGCATTCCTGCAAACAATACAATTATAGAAACCAATGATACTCGAAGTTTCCAGTCCCCAAACAATTTACTGGGATAACTGAGAGTCAGGTCCAGCAAAAGAGATGGTGTGTGTACCTTGCATGGGTAAGTTCCAGTTGAAGGCCCTCAATCTCTGCTTTCAGCATAGGTAACTGTTGTTTATCAGATCTCTCCCTACTCAGCTCCTGCATGAGTGATGCAGCCTTTGCAGAGAGTTCTTTCCTAACAGCAAGGAGCTTCTCGATTTCACCACGAAGATGCACAACCTCATCTCTCAAAGGCTCATTTGATCTAAGTTCAGCTTCAAGCTTCCTTCTCTTGTCAACGAGCTCGCTGATATAAGCTTCCTTCTTGGCATTAATCTCTGCGATGATCATGTTAAGGTGACGGACCTCCTCCTTTCCGGCTTGCAACTCCCTGTGCAACTCCATCCGTTCCTCAGCTAGAGCATGACGATCAGCCATAAGCCTGCGGAAATCAATCTCGTGCAACTGAATTTCTTCCTCTAGGACATCCAGGTGAGAGCGAGGAGCCACCCTCATGAGCGGCCTTTCGTGAATCTCAGGGTAGGCTCTACGATCCTCAATCACACGAACTGCAGGATAGGCTCTGCGATCTTCGACTACACGGATCTCGTGATGGCCCCTACGATCATCAACCACTCGGATACCAGGATGATGACCCCTGCGATCCTCAGCCACACGGGCGTCAACATAGCCCCTTCCATCTTCGACAAAACGGCGCGGCAGGCGATCTCTTCCTGACATGATGATTCTAGGTAACCTGGTGGCCTGAAAGCAGCATAAGAAATGAACATCGAACCAATGTAAATCCACCTCTGTTACCAAACCAAAAGCGGATCTACATGGAAATTTGTGGAGAATAGTTAGCTTGGGATTAAGTAATCGCTTGATGATCCAAAAGCTCCTACCTTCAGAAACCAATGTCCAAGGTTTCGGACGGGGTGAATACGGCAGGGACGTGACGAGGTGGAATGGGAACGGCGATGGTGGCGGCGACGCGCGTGAGAggtgggttagggtttgggccGTGAGGCGTCGGCGACGACGCTCGGCAGCAGCTGGCGTAGCGCAGTAGACTAGAGAAGATTTTTAATGAGCCGGGATTGGGGCTCTGGTAGGTCAGAGCAACAGATTGGTTCGGTCATGGGACCTTActccttagagcatctccagtcGAGTCCCCAACAGATCCTTCCGAGATATTTTTGCCGTGCTGACACCGAAAAAACAGTCCAGTCACGCCTTCAGGACGCCGAAAAATGCCGGCTCGGACTTTTTTTGCCCGGCGGTCGtaggccgaacccggcgcactGGGGGGCAGTTGGGGGCTCCGGCGCAAGGAAAAAGCGCGGTTGGCCCACGCCGTCAGGGGAAAAGTCAAGATTTTCTTCCTGACTCGCCTCCCACCCCCGCGCCCTCGGCCGCCAGTAGCTATATCTCGGCGCTGCTCGCCGTCTTTCACCACTAGATAGACATTCCACGCCGGAAAAATAGCAGAgcttcgccgcggcagcccctccaACAGCAGCTGGGGCAGTTTAGCGGCGGGGACACGCCCACCGGGGCGCAAGGTGTTTGGCGATTTGCCtgcctcggcgatggactcgtatgacgaggaagcgctcgccgcgctgctggaggaggaagccgaggccgacgtctaggaagaagagcatcttatggtgctcgccgccctcgcccagctgctggcgagtAATGAAAAGCCGCgacgaggtggctcggcgccggggcaggtgaaagcaaagaaccggcatcgtctcgaaggctaatgcatgctctactccgactactttgccgatgctccacttcacggcgagaaaacatttcggcgccgttatcggatgaaccgaaagctcttcctccggattgtgaattccatcagggagttcgacaactacttcaagtgcaagatggattgcaccggcgcctttggattcacctccatccagaagtgcacgacagcgatgaggatgcttgcatacagagctcccggtgattcaattgacgactatgggcgcatgggcgagtccaccagcatagagtgtttctacaagttttGTCGGGCAATGAGCAGTGTTTGGACcgcaatacttgagaacacccaatgcggaagacactgctcggatcctagcacagaatgcagcaagaggatttcctgggatgcttggaagcatcgactgcatgcattgaaaatggaagaattgcccatttgcttggcaagggatgtacaaaagcgtcaaaggcggttgcagtgtggtgcttgaggcggtggccacacaggacctctggatttggcactccttctttggtatgccaggaactcacaatgacatcaccGTGCTGCAATGCTCTcctgtctttgccaagcttgttgaaggtcattctcctccggtgaacttcgagatcaatgggcggcactacaacaaggggtactatctagctgatggcatctatcTGAGATGGTCGACGTTTGTGAAGACCATCTCAAAccctgtgccaggaggcaagaacgcctggtttgcgaagATTTAGGAGGcgtgcaggaaggatgtcgagcgggcatttggtgtgctccaatctcgatttgctgttgtccggtaccccgctcagacatggtccaaagatcaaatgtgggagattatgacttgctgtgtcatcttgcacaacatgatcatcgagagcgagcaagaagacccagtgtttgacactgaatcATACTAtaggcagggtcctctagccgaagtcGATCACCAGCTACCGACAacttggactgcctatctcagtatgcgtcaggagatccgagacccacaggtgcatcatcaactgcagaaagatctgattgagcacATATGGAGGCTCAAGGGAGACGTCGTGTGATGAAATGCGAGTTTTTATTtattgaactatataatttgtattgaactatttgttgttgtactattttgttgaagtatttgatttttctgtgatgaaatatgtggTAAGAAAAaattgtgttgataattgaacgccgagacacggcgaaccacgccgaatatgggcctattctcgcCCATATGAGCCATTTATTCGCCGAAATGAGGCTGCAAAGTGGGCCAATTTCGGCGTCTAGGGGCGATCTGGGGCCGACGATTGGGCGCAAAACCGCCCCAGCGCCGATTGTATCGTCGGCtcgcccccagggggcgatttttatgcgtcctgggggggccaacggctggagatgctcttaatttccggtttataaggcttaactcaaaattttagttttccCGTTTTAAGGCTTaatttggttgttttccatcacatgttcagatttcaaagtgcattaaatcaatgcatgcatatattgaaagaaaattgaccaatgcatgtgtttTATGCGTGCATGCATTACAATTAATGCATTAGTAAATACAATTGTTTGAGGAAAACAAACGCATTAATTAAGTGTTTTTGCAAATTACAAAaattattccaccactcaccatctatcttgattggtgagatttttgaatcgAACCCTATAaggtggtgtttggttctctagtcctaggactttttctagtcccaactaaaaagtcacTAGTCCCTAAAAAGTTACTCCCTATTTGTTTTCagagactaaaaagtccctagtcccttcctagaggttattaaatgaccatgttgcccctagtatatagaaaaataacaatcaaacaacaccatcgagtggcgggccaatgggtgcatgaaggggcattgttggaaaagtcccaaaaaatcccaaaaagactctccttgagagtcttcttcatttagttccaaatacctagtttagTCCTTAAAAGGTCTCTCCCGTTTGGTAAAAAAATCTCTaagagggactttttctagtccctacacaaAAAAGTCTCTGGAAACAAACATCCCCTAAGACTACCCACAATGGGAGTAACATAAGTGGTAACATCACACTTATCTAGGCAAAATAGATGACGTGGCATGTAATTAATGAAGAAAAAGAGGCATGTGGTAACacagctagttactgtaacatcacacatatcaagaaaagatgagtctacaacctaataaataaagtgatgcatgacacaacacatatgttactacccactgtggaggtggtaacatagactagtaacatatgcatgttaaatcttttcttgatatgtgtgatgttacagtaactagctatgttaccacatgcCCTTTTTTCTTCATTAATTACATGCCACGTCATTTATTTTGCCTAGTAAGTGTGATGTTACCACATATGTTACTTTCACTGTGAGTAGtctaaaccggaaaggagggagtattttcaaaactttgtttgtttgttttttatACTTAAATGCGAAACCTTGGGTCACGAGACTCGGAAGGAAGAGGGAAGGCACATGATGACTGTATGAGTTTGATGTCATTGTTTTTTCCTATAGGATATAGGAGTACATCTATATTTCCCTAATCTATCTCTAATAATAAAGTACGGATTGATTTTGTCGGGTTCACCATCACAATACGCtttcttctcatgtcataatacGCTTTTACGATTTGTATAGACAAAATCGTAATATGAACAAGGTGAAACTAATTTATGTGATTGGGTTGAAATAACGTTTCGTGCATTCTATTGGGCCTGGAGCTGCAGAATTGGGTCTTGGGCCTTGGGCTAAACAACAAGAGAACGCACAAGCTTGGCCTTCAAAGAACAACGCACTGCCTGAACGCACAGGGACGCACGGCGTACGGCACCGCCGCCACGCGCTGCTGATCTTCATCTCCGACTTCTCTCCTATGCCGTCCCCGCCGCTACCTTGTTCTCCTTCCCCTCCCCACCCAGCCCCAATCTTCCCCGGCGCCAccctcagcctcctccacgtcCAACCTCCCTCCGGCGGCCATGTCCGTTTTGGATCGGATCCGCGCAGGAGACCTACTCCAACACATAGCCATGGGTGTCCGGCCTGGACTCCACATAGAATTCGCCGGTATAAGACAAAATCCTCGATTAGAAATCCAACTAAATTGCACTGCaagtgatgtagggtagaaccctatacggccgatctttcatgaaaggagcggatcccaactaagaacacggggaagaacggagagaaatcacaaggggaaacactcaagaacaagtccaatcacacatccactagacaatcaaacacacaagtgttaaggcatatctctctcgatgtagttttggtgattgatgacaacatatttgcggactaaccttgtgctttgagcatttcaaagattcatcctttggctcgagacgatttctttcccctcggagtgtttttcaagacggtgtagctctttcgtttcttgttGGTGGATTAGTTTCGTAagagtcaccgtactatcaagagggggtccgcttgggtatggctagggtggaatcatcacgtacacttTCGTTTCACACCCTCTGGGCCTTCTCGCGTCATTGGAGCTCTTATTCTCTGCTGTTTGGGCAGTCTTCAGCCCCAGCGATAGTACCGCGGTGCCCAGCGGCAGTACCGTTGTGgtaccgggccactaccgcctcgactcgagggggcACTTCTCGTGTCGGGTTGAGCGGCACCTGCAGCGGTAGTAGGTGCAGTAGTACCGctcgagagcggtagtaccgcgctaccACCGCGGCAGTACCGCGCTGGGCCTGACCGGCAGTACCACGCTGGGCCAGTCCCTCCTCTATCTTCAAGCCCTCTCTGGCTGGGCGATAGTACCgtaagggggagcggtagtaccgttgggtccagcggtagtaccgctgcccactgcggtagtaccgccctctgtGGGGTTGTTTAgtggggtaacggttggattgttccccccactataaaagggggtccccttcttcgtTGACCCACCTCTTCCCCcaaaagctccattattgctccaagctccattttcgcccgatctctctctctagccaaccaaacttgttgatttgcttggGAGTAGTTGAGAAGGCACTGATCTACACTttcaccaagagatatttgattcccccactaatccctagcagatcttgttactcttgggtgtttgagcaccctagacagttgaggtcaccacggagccatagtccattgtggtgaagcttcgtggtgttgttgggagcctccgattgagttgtggagtttgccccaaccttgtttgtaaaggttcggtcgccgcctccaagggcaccaatagtggaatcacaacatctcgcattgtgtgagggcgtgaggagaacacggtggccctagtggcttcttggggagcattgtgcctccacaccgctctaacggagacgtacttcccctcaaaaggaaggaacttcggtaacacatcctcgtcttcaccggatccactcttggttatctcttacctttacttgtgcaagcttattagtgttacttctcttgcttgtgtgtatgttcgttgttgttgcatcatataggttgcccacctagttgcacatctagacaacctactttgatgcaaagtttaggtaaagaaaagttaaaaattgttagttgcctattcacccccctctagtcaaccatatcgatcctttcaattggtatcagagcctcgtctctttactaaggactttgccgtccgaagagtatggttgacaccgtagacggtgtggaggagcactccggtgtaaatctgatctcgtctacgggtgatgggggaacctcggtctcccgtgaggaattcaatgtagccttggagacattgaaaacctcaatgacgaccgaggttgaaagcatgtttactaaattcattgaagggcttaaactatccaccgcaccgttgaaagtgggtgatcccactgacaaggtgacggatgctatctccaacaagggggaagctagtagtgaaaaggctccttcttctagtggtaaaaatggcaccggcatctttgcccatgtgatagaggcaaaggtgtcccgatgttttgatgagatatatatcgttttctgtgggagtcgactttgacgatccgactacgaacgtgcgaagacgtcgcgccttagcaatcgctaaaccaacttccgagggttattgaccacgccggagcacgatcaacctgaccacgagggtctatttcctgcgagcaaacgaagaacaagcaagtaactgagattgcaatctggatattgcgaataaaagaggaaagatttattaatgaaggtggggtttcatgatgtcttggtctggtcgttggacacaaacgaagtacacaaagttgcagctatggcgaacttttagtataaacaaaacccaaagtctaaacgatgccctaagggctgtatatatggaggagagagggggaatttcgtggcccttggaggaggggtccgaaaccaaccctaactcttgtttccccacacatacggactctaaaaacagcctatacttaagtatttcgaaaatacatggccctggcccaataataaggtgacgcagcacctagaatagcctctggacgaactttatgaagtgacatcttgtatatttcgtccaaggcttcatgcactccttatggtggcttcaaagtcctgaaatcatcacttgtaactccgttcttgatccccttgcgca
Protein-coding sequences here:
- the LOC125508388 gene encoding protein FLX-like 3 isoform X2, giving the protein MSGRDRLPRRFVEDGRGYVDARVAEDRRGHHPGIRVVDDRRGHHEIRVVEDRRAYPAVRVIEDRRAYPEIHERPLMRVAPRSHLDVLEEEIQLHEIDFRRLMADRHALAEERMELHRELQAGKEEVRHLNMIIAEINAKKEAYISELVDKRRKLEAELRSNEPLRDEVVHLRGEIEKLLAVRKELSAKAASLMQELSRERSDKQQLPMLKAEIEGLQLELTHARNACELEQKGNFELVEQRKAMEKSMISMAQEIQQMRAELANFDGRPWGTG
- the LOC125508388 gene encoding protein FLX-like 3 isoform X1, whose product is MSGRDRLPRRFVEDGRGYVDARVAEDRRGHHPGIRVVDDRRGHHEIRVVEDRRAYPAVRVIEDRRAYPEIHERPLMRVAPRSHLDVLEEEIQLHEIDFRRLMADRHALAEERMELHRELQAGKEEVRHLNMIIAEINAKKEAYISELVDKRRKLEAELRSNEPLRDEVVHLRGEIEKLLAVRKELSAKAASLMQELSRERSDKQQLPMLKAEIEGLQLELTHARNACELEQKGNFELVEQRKAMEKSMISMAQEIQQMRAELANFDGRPWGTGGAHGMKLGSPEATFPTQYGDKYNIHAGVSEKGPSHPPESSWGTFEKNRFQYR